The sequence below is a genomic window from Nostoc flagelliforme CCNUN1.
CAAGCAGATCGGGTTTTTATTGGTTTAAATAATACGAAATTAGGAGTTAAAACTCTTGCAGAATCAGTAGATCCCAAGTATCCATCAGTTACAGGATGGTCTACTAATGATGAAGCTTATCTACAAGAATTAAGAAACTTAATCAAAGATAATGTTGTGGGTGTCATTGAAGATATAACGCAAGTAGCATTATCTCCCAAAGTCAAAGCGCACTTTCAAAAATTCCAAACGAGGGCGACTTTGAGTGTACCAATTATGTTAGGTAATGAATTATTTGGGGCGTTAATTGCCAATCAATGTTCAGGGTCGCGTCATTGGCAACCAATAGAAATTGATTTGTTACAGCAAATGTCAGAACAAGTAGCGATCGCCATTCAGCAAAGCCAGATTTACCAAAAACTTGCAGAACTTAACACTAATTTAGAACACCAGGTACAAGAACGAACAGCACAATTGCAGCAGAAAATGCAAGAAGTTGAAGAATTGCATCGGGTAAAAGATGTTGTTTTGCACACAGTTGCCCACGATTTACGCACTTCGGTAATGGGTAACTTGATGGTGTTAAAGAATTTGTTAAATCAAAAAGTGGGGAGTGGGGAGTGGGGAGTAGGGAATGGGGGAGAAGAATTAATAACCAATGCCCCATGCCCCATGCCCCATACTTCGGCTTCGCTCAGTACAAGTGCCCAATCCCCAATTCCAGTATCTCGCTCGATAATCGAGCGGATGATTCAAGGCAACGATCGCCAACTGACGATGATTAACTCATTGCTAGAAATTAATTCTTGTGAAAAACACGGTATTGACATCAAACCCGAACCTGTGGATTTTAACACCCTACTGGGAGCAACATTCACCCAATTGGAACCCATACTGAGGCAAAATCAAGCAACTCTGAAGAACTTGGTTCCCGCCGATTTACCATTAGTGATGGCAGATGCAGCTCGGTTAGAGAAAGTTTTAGCACATTTAATAACACATAGCTTGCAAAATAATCCACCAGGATTAAATTTTATTCTGAGTGCCAGCGTTGAAGGCGGAATGATTCGCACTCAGATTCAAGATGACGGTGTGGTAATGAGTAAACTAGAGTGCGATCGGCTTTTCGATCTGCATGTCCGCGATCCCCAAGATTGTTGTTCTACAAGCATTGGCTTAAAAACGTATCTTTGTCGGAAAGTTATTAAAGCACATGGCGGCGAAATCGGTGTTATTAGTAACCGCAAGCGCGGGTTAATTTTCTGGTTTACACTACCTTTAGCAACATCTGCAACAAATCGCCCATAAATCACCAAAAAATGAGAGGGTGTTATTTATGGCAATGTTGAGTTAGGGAAACACCCTCAAGGTATGGGCAAAGTTGCTCGGATGCTAATGGCTACTCCGTTTACAACAGTGCAAAGGTGGTGCAGACAAACCTTTTCTGCACCAACAAGAGATGAAACGACTACTCTTTACAGAGATTGGCGTAACCTTTTTTTGTGGCAGAGATTGCGTTTATGGTTATGGCTGGCGCTGATGTGTCTGTTATCTTTTACTTTGCGAGACATTTATGGCTTGTTTTTTCCTTTTGCAGAGTTGCAGCATCTTCCAGAAGTGCTTAGAACTCAGCGCCTTGTAATTAATATTGCAATGTTGCTGAATATACTAATCTGCCTTGCTTTACATAAAACTAAGTTAGGTCGTGCTCGTCCAGATTTATTATTTTTGGGGTCTTCTTGGTCAATTAGTCTAGCATCACAGTTGTTTGCAACCATCAGAGGTTTCGCGCTACCTGATAGCATTGGCTGGTCGCTGCTATTCTTAAGCCAAGCTGTGTTGATACCTGTCTGCTGGATTCTTCACTTGCTGACTCAAGTGAGCGTGCTAACTTACTATTTTGGTGTGAATACAGCACTTGGACTAAAAACACCAATCCTTGATCATCTAGAAATATACAATGTAACGTTCATTTTATACATTTTTTGGTTTTGTGCTATATGTGACATCGGTGTTTATCTGTATGATCGCCTGCAACGTTCTGAGTTTTACGCCCATAAAGAACTGGAATCTGCCTACCAAAAACTCAAGGTTGCAGAAGCTAAATATCGCAGCATTTTTGAAAACGCCGTTGAAGGGATTTTTCAAAGCAGTCCCGATGGACGTTACATTACAGCAAATCCGGCTTTAGCACGCATTTATGGCTACTCTTTAGCGGAGGAAGTGACAGCAAATTCTACCGTTATTGAACAATTGTACGTTGATCCGAACCGCCGCGCCGAATTTGTCCGCCTGATGGAAAAGTATGGCAGCGTTTCCGAGTTTGAATCCCAAATTTACCGCCGAGACGGAAGTATTGTCTGGATTTCAGAAAAAGCCTACGCAGTGCGTGACGAACAGGGAAAATTGCTTTACTACGAAGGTTTGATTGAAGATATTACCCAGCGCAAACAAACTGAAGAAGAACTACGAGTATTTTTCCATGCAGTTTCTCACGACTTACGTAATCCAGTGCTGGGTACTTTAATGGTGCTGAAAAATTTGCTTGCACGTCCAGAAGAGAATATTTCGATTTCACGCTCAATTTTAGAGCGGATGATTCAAAGTAGCGATCGCCAACTTAATTTAATTAATTCGTTGATGGAAGCTCATGTCGGCGAGGTGCAAGGTGTTATTTTGCAGCGCCAAACCGTACAATTACTGGCAGTTGTCGAAGCTGCGATCGCAGATTTAGAGCCATTGCTAGAGCAAAATCAAGCCAAGCTGACAAATCTGGTATCCGCAGATTTGCCATTAGTGAATGCAGATACCACGCAACTATGGCGAGTTTTTTCTAACTTAATTGCGAATGCCCTTAAACATAATGCCCCTGGTTTGCTGCTGACAATTAACGCTACCCGTGAAGGTGAGATGATTTATTGTACTGTTAGTGATAACGGCGTGGGCATAAGTCAACAACAAAGCGATCGGCTTTTTGACCTTTACTTTCGGGGTGCAAGTATCCGCAATTCTGTAAGTTTGGGATTGGGCTTGTATTTATGTAAACAAATCATTAATGCTCATGGCGGCGAAATTGGTGTGAACAGTGCATTGGATGTAGGGGCAACATTTTGGTTTACATTACCTATTAGTAGCCCATTCACGGGATGAAATTGCTAATTAAACCTTTTTGTTATCAGAAATCTTTTTTTAACTAACCACCAAGACAAAGAAGTAATTTTGTGACGAAAGAGAAGAGGAATAATTCTAACTTTTATCATTCATCAGCCTCACAAATAATTTATCTAATGCAGAGTTTTTACCAAATTATCTGAGGATTTTTCTTTCAACAGACGCGATAAAAGTTTTTCAATATTTGTGAGTATCTATAATCAGGCGGTTAGATTTTCATAAATGTTCTAAAATTTGCTATTATTCAGGAAAAAATAAACGAATAGAACAAGAAAATCCGGGTAAAAGTGGCGATGTTATCTCATCATCAGCTAACAAAGTAGCAACTAAAACCAACTGTGCTTTTTCTCGCCGATAAACTTCAACTTGTTTAGTAAAGCGATCAACAATCCAATACTCACGCACACCTTGAACTGAATATAGTTTCAGTTTTGCTTCTTTGTCTCGAAATTCGTTTTGTTTACCAGGGGATAAAACCTCTACTACTAACTCTGGTGCGCCTGTCAAATGTCCCGCTTCATCTTCAATTTGCGCCAGTCGTTCTCGACTTACCCAAACTACATCTGGTATGACGCTATCTGCTTGCGAAAAAAGCACCCCTGGAGCCACAATTGTTTCCCCTAAACCACTCGAATCTGACCAAACATCGAGTTGCCTAGCAATTTTTACACAAACTTGTTGATGACGGCGGTGAGGAGTGCGAGTCACAAAGAGTTCTCCATTAATAATTTCATAGCGCGTCCACTCATTTTCGGGTAGAACCTCTAAATCGTGAATTGTCCAGCGTACTCCCTCAACGGCTTGGTTCATAATTGTCCCCGTTTGGCTCCGTTGCCTTTATTTGTTTAATTTTATCTTTTCTTCGGGCAAGGCAACTATGGGGTTTAAATTAGAACCATAATGAAAAGCAAAAGTTCAGGCGAAACTCTGTATGCTGACATTTACCCAACTTAAACCACCTAATCACAATGCCGCAGTTACTTTTACTCTGGCGCTAACAGCAGAAGAACGCACCCGCAGTCGTCATCGCTTTGAAACGGAAGATGGTAAAGTTGTAGTCTTACATTTACCCAGAGGAACTGTCTTACATAATGGCGATATTCTGCAAGAAGAAACCCATAGCAGTTTAATCAGAATTAGTGCTAAACCAGAACTTGTACTGAC
It includes:
- a CDS encoding PAS domain S-box protein, with product MDEIVKSPHKLENITLLETIAANLPGIIFQILQRQDGSVSILYVSSGCKYLYELEPEAIQADFRVLYKLIHPQDIKAFTESIAYCSKNITPWHWEGRIITPSGKLKWIQATSQRELQESGDLLWNGLVIDITDRKQAQEQLLESEARYKAILDAIPDLMFRISRDSEYLDLKSEGANVTLSKEEIVGKHVDELLPSDVAAISLEAIAKTLDSGTLQTCEYQLPTPLGVKDYEARLVVSGQDEVVAIVRDITERKQAEVALQNLAQKFAKAFSCSPDSITISTLQEGRFIEVNDSFVKLSGYERDEAIGKTSFELNLWVHDRDRQNLLQELQATGVVRNLEFEFRQKSGKIITTLLSAEIIDLDGLPSILAVHHDITERKQVEAQLRLSAERDRLLAETLVRIRSSLKLEEILQTTVTEVRQFLQADRVFIGLNNTKLGVKTLAESVDPKYPSVTGWSTNDEAYLQELRNLIKDNVVGVIEDITQVALSPKVKAHFQKFQTRATLSVPIMLGNELFGALIANQCSGSRHWQPIEIDLLQQMSEQVAIAIQQSQIYQKLAELNTNLEHQVQERTAQLQQKMQEVEELHRVKDVVLHTVAHDLRTSVMGNLMVLKNLLNQKVGSGEWGVGNGGEELITNAPCPMPHTSASLSTSAQSPIPVSRSIIERMIQGNDRQLTMINSLLEINSCEKHGIDIKPEPVDFNTLLGATFTQLEPILRQNQATLKNLVPADLPLVMADAARLEKVLAHLITHSLQNNPPGLNFILSASVEGGMIRTQIQDDGVVMSKLECDRLFDLHVRDPQDCCSTSIGLKTYLCRKVIKAHGGEIGVISNRKRGLIFWFTLPLATSATNRP
- a CDS encoding PAS domain-containing sensor histidine kinase — protein: MATPFTTVQRWCRQTFSAPTRDETTTLYRDWRNLFLWQRLRLWLWLALMCLLSFTLRDIYGLFFPFAELQHLPEVLRTQRLVINIAMLLNILICLALHKTKLGRARPDLLFLGSSWSISLASQLFATIRGFALPDSIGWSLLFLSQAVLIPVCWILHLLTQVSVLTYYFGVNTALGLKTPILDHLEIYNVTFILYIFWFCAICDIGVYLYDRLQRSEFYAHKELESAYQKLKVAEAKYRSIFENAVEGIFQSSPDGRYITANPALARIYGYSLAEEVTANSTVIEQLYVDPNRRAEFVRLMEKYGSVSEFESQIYRRDGSIVWISEKAYAVRDEQGKLLYYEGLIEDITQRKQTEEELRVFFHAVSHDLRNPVLGTLMVLKNLLARPEENISISRSILERMIQSSDRQLNLINSLMEAHVGEVQGVILQRQTVQLLAVVEAAIADLEPLLEQNQAKLTNLVSADLPLVNADTTQLWRVFSNLIANALKHNAPGLLLTINATREGEMIYCTVSDNGVGISQQQSDRLFDLYFRGASIRNSVSLGLGLYLCKQIINAHGGEIGVNSALDVGATFWFTLPISSPFTG
- a CDS encoding Uma2 family endonuclease, with the protein product MNQAVEGVRWTIHDLEVLPENEWTRYEIINGELFVTRTPHRRHQQVCVKIARQLDVWSDSSGLGETIVAPGVLFSQADSVIPDVVWVSRERLAQIEDEAGHLTGAPELVVEVLSPGKQNEFRDKEAKLKLYSVQGVREYWIVDRFTKQVEVYRREKAQLVLVATLLADDEITSPLLPGFSCSIRLFFPE
- the ureE gene encoding urease accessory protein UreE; the encoded protein is MLTFTQLKPPNHNAAVTFTLALTAEERTRSRHRFETEDGKVVVLHLPRGTVLHNGDILQEETHSSLIRISAKPELVLTAFAQTPLLLLRAAYHLGNRHVPVEITPTYLRLSSDSVLRTMLEQLGLEVKEEILPFQPELGAYGQYHHAH